In Paludibaculum fermentans, the genomic stretch GAGGCGGAGACGGGCGTGACCGGGGGCGTCGTTTGAAGGCAGCCCGGCCAATTTACCCAGATTTGTAACCCGTTTGGGCTTGGGCGGCGTCAACTTCAGTACGGCCGCTGCGTGCTTTCCGCCGCGGAGGGTCTGAGGAGGTTTTCCAGAATGTCAGTTTTTTCCACCCGCAAGGCCTTCGGACGCCTGGCCATGATCGTGTTGGTTGGCGCGCTTGCCGCCCCGCTCACGTTTGCCGATACGGCCTGTGACGCCACGTCCCTGAAGGGCGCCTTTTCCTTCCGCCTGAGCGGGACGAATTTTGATAGCCAGGGGTATCTGTACTTCCACAACGTGGTGGGCCGGCTGGTGAGCGACGGTACCGGCGCCCTGACCGGTAGCGACACGTATAACTACGACGGCCAGATCTTCCGGCAGACGCTGACGGGTTCTTATACGGTCAGCGACGACTGCACCGGCACGATTACGATCACCGGCGCTTCGTCGGGCACGAGCCACTTCGACATCGTCATCAACAACAACGGGTTGGAAGCGGATATCGTGCAGACCGATTCCGGGGTTTCGCTGAGCGGCAGCATGAAGATGCAGAAGCCGCCGGTGGCGGCCACCACGACCACGACGCCCACGACCCCGACGGATCCCGCCGCGCAGAACAAGAGGTAGCTTTCCCGGCACTCGCGCGGCGCCGGGCGGGCGCGGTTTGTCCCCGTATGGTCCAGGCTCATGAGCCATACTGGAAGCTCATCCATGCGAGTTTTAGTCACTGGCGGGGCCGGCTTTATCGGCTCCCACCTCTGTTCCCGGCTGCTGCGCGGCGGTCACGCGGCCGCTATTCTCGACGACCTCAACGACTACTATGACCCGGCGCTGAAGCAGCGCAATCTGGAAGAGGTGCGGGCCTGCGGGCCGGTGCTGTTCCAGGCCGGGGAGATCTGCGATCTGGCGGCGGTCGAGCGGCTGATGGGCGAATTCCGGCCGGAGGCGGTGGTCCACCTGGCGGCCCGGGTGGGCGTGCGGCCTTCGTTGACTGAGCCTTTGCTGTACCAGCGAGTGAATGTAGAAGGCACGGCGGTGGTGCTGGAGTGCGCGCGGCGGTGCGGTGTCGAACGTTTCATCTTTGCGTCGTCGAGTTCGGTGTACGGGACGGCCAACCGAGTGCCTTTCTCGGAAGACGACACGCTGCTGCGGCCGATGTCACCTTACGCGGCTACCAAGATCGCGGGCGAAGCGTTGTGCCACTCCTACGCGCACCTTTACGGGCTGAAGACGACGTGCCTGCGGTTCTTTACCGTCTATGGACCCCGGCAGCGGCCCGACCTGGCGATCCGGCGGTTTGTGGAGAACATCTCGGCGGGGCGGCCGATACCTGTATTTGGCGATGGCGGCACGGGGCGCGACTACACGTATGTCGATGACATTGTCGACGGGATTGTGCGGGCGCTGGGTCACGATCACGGGTTCGAGATCTACAACCTGGGGAACTCGCAGCCGGTGCTGCTGCGGGACATGATTGCGACGTTGGAGCGCGTGCTGGGGCGTGAGGCCTTGATCGACCGGCAGCCGATGCAGCCGGGGGACATGCTGGTGACGTGCGCGTCGATTGAAAAGGCGCGGCGCGACCTGGGGTATGAGCCGGCGACGACGTTTGAGGCAGGGATTCGGGCTACGGCCGAGTGGTTGTGCGGCGCTTCAGCATCGTGAGCACGGGCGGAACAAAGCGGCCTGAGGATTGCAGGTAGGCGTCGTAGCCGCGCAGGCTGCTTCTGAGCAGCGCCTCTTCCTGGGCAGCTTTCCGCAACACGAACCCGATCAAGGGAAGCACCAGGAGTACGCCCCAGGAGTTGAGGGCGAGCTCATAGCCCGCTACCAGCAGGATGTCGCCGAGGTAGATGGGGTGGCGGACGTAGCGGTAGAGGCCCTGGGCGACGAGTTCCTGTTGGGGCAGGACCGTGGCCGATTCCACATCCGACCAATTGCGGCCGAGCTGGAAGCGGGCGGCTACGGCGACCGCGAGTCCCATGGTAAAGAGGCAGAGGCCGGCGGCCTGGAGCGGGAAGGGATCCGCCGCGATGGGCAGGATCTCGGGCAGGAAGCACTGAAGCAGCAGCCCGGCGAGGACCGCGATCTTGACCGCCTTGATCAGGCGGAAGGGTGGGCGGGGTCCGCTGCCGGCGTGGCGTTTGAGCACTTCCCACACCAGTTTGTGGGCCACCATGCCCGTCAGGAGGTAAGCCCGCAGCAGCATTATTTCTCGGGGCCGC encodes the following:
- a CDS encoding NAD-dependent epimerase/dehydratase family protein; protein product: MRVLVTGGAGFIGSHLCSRLLRGGHAAAILDDLNDYYDPALKQRNLEEVRACGPVLFQAGEICDLAAVERLMGEFRPEAVVHLAARVGVRPSLTEPLLYQRVNVEGTAVVLECARRCGVERFIFASSSSVYGTANRVPFSEDDTLLRPMSPYAATKIAGEALCHSYAHLYGLKTTCLRFFTVYGPRQRPDLAIRRFVENISAGRPIPVFGDGGTGRDYTYVDDIVDGIVRALGHDHGFEIYNLGNSQPVLLRDMIATLERVLGREALIDRQPMQPGDMLVTCASIEKARRDLGYEPATTFEAGIRATAEWLCGASAS
- a CDS encoding methyltransferase family protein; the protein is MLLRAYLLTGMVAHKLVWEVLKRHAGSGPRPPFRLIKAVKIAVLAGLLLQCFLPEILPIAADPFPLQAAGLCLFTMGLAVAVAARFQLGRNWSDVESATVLPQQELVAQGLYRYVRHPIYLGDILLVAGYELALNSWGVLLVLPLIGFVLRKAAQEEALLRSSLRGYDAYLQSSGRFVPPVLTMLKRRTTTRP